The DNA segment TCTCTGCAGTATCCTTATCCTCTCGCTTATCCTTTCTCTGCGGTGCCGCGCCGCCACGCTCTGTGGATCCTTCGATATCTTCACGTTCCTCCGCTTCGGCGCCTTCACCGACTCCGGGTCTATGTGTATCGGCTGCATCGCCGCCATTCTGAATATCATCTCCCTCATCGCCGCCATCGAGTTCCGCTTCTCACCTCCGTAAGGGTTTGCATTTGCACCCTCATATTGTTGTTCGTGTTCTTGAAGCATTATTGGGGTAGTAGGATGGCTATTATTGGAGAAAGAGATTTCGGTAGTGGATGCTGGCAAGTGTGTGAATGAGTATGAGGAGGACCAAGGTATGGGACTAAGAGGGTTATTGTTATCAATTAAATCTGCTAGTTGCATAGTGTTGCgtatattgttgttgttgttaccgCAGAACTCTTCTGATGGGGGATGAAATCCTTCCATGGTGTGAGTGTATGGTTCAGAGAATTCAGGGAGGTGCTGCAACATCATCATGGTCATCATGTCCATGTGCTGCTGCTCCATTATTTATGGGTTTCACCTTGCTCAAGGAAAAAAAGGGGGGAGGTGGGAGGAGTAATAATAAAGTGAAAATGATAAGAATGAGTGAGGGGGGAAAGGGAAAAGGGATGGACAAGTATTTAAAGAGTAACtgaaaaaagtgagaaaaataacAGATGTGGTGCagagggatggggaaggaaaagaagaagaatatatATGTAGGAGTTGGGTTTGTATCAGAATGTGCAGTACTGAGAAGGGCTTGTTAGAGTGGTGAGAAAGGAGGGACAATAGTGAAAAACCAATAAAATAGTGATATTGGGAACAGACGACAGCAAAGGATCAACATCTGGCCGGAGGCGGTGACTCTCTACATGTTTATGCTCCTCAATCCTCATATATATAATGGTTCACAAATACCATCTTATATTCATGTAGTTATAATCTACTAGTATTACTCAGACCAAGCTATGTTAATTATTTAGGGTCAAGTAATTAGAAGaatgttttgtgatttttttaatacaacaaGGATGCTAATTTACTTTTGACTGAGTTAGATGGAGGGAAATTAACGTTAGCAACACAATATGAAGGCAGTACCctttattattatgtaattttatatttcatcaTAAAAATTTGCAAGTcttgtttattatttaatcaatttttactcctaattttgaagtttttaataaataaaaaatgatttttatttggtctcaatataaatttttttacattttaaactaataaaaattatattaaaaattattttttaaataattataatgaaattaacaaatttatataataataataataataatttgtgactACACgttagtataattatttttattttatcaatatatttctcaattaaattctaaaattaaaatgttatggGTGCCAAATTCCCTTATTCTTTCCTTAATGTTATATCGCACGTTAAGGTAatactttgtgtgtgtgtgtgtacaaTCACAAcgaaattttaatatatgatttcATATAAACTACTCAATCCTCTTATAATTAACTAAGCAAAATACTTAATGGTGAGAGATTTGAGGcgtatataatatttatgaagTCCTAGATTCAAACTTTgattattgtaaataaaaaaaaaccctaagcAAAAcctgttattattaaaataaatgtatttgatatctttaaaatatacaaatatttaaattttttatttaatatataagaaaattagtaaaaaattgTGGAATGATatataattccttttttttcttttcttcgttGTCATGATGTAAATTAATCTTAGTAATTTAcacttaataaattataatttataatttgaattttaagtatgtagttatattaaatattaaaaaaaaaaaaatattatctataatAATCTTATTCGATTTAACTCAAACATGATtactttctataaaaaaaaataccatgatttgaagaaataaattttttaaaaataagatcatCCATTGGTAATTCAAAGTTTGTTAAGGATGAGAGTGTGCTACTAGGGATAATCATAGCCTAGTTATCGAATATTTATTAggggttttaatttttttttactgccgggttttaatttatttgatcatAACTAATCAGGGGTTTTCATTTATTCAGTTATGAtgactaatttaattttaaataacatttttcattaatatttttattgattagttaaaaaattaagtactTAATATATTTGGTTTTTACTTacgaattattttataaatgttaaGAGATCAactattaaaaaagttataagatgattaaattacttatttagcAATACCTTGTTAATTTCCTAGCAGTGGGatgtttgattttgaatatTGTACAAGGTTTTAATTAGATTTGAAATTTGTTGTCGCCaaggtaaaaaaaaagcatatttaGTATATGTATATGATGCAAATTACACATAAAGAGATTTAATGAATGTATAAAGAGTGCCAGTGtaaagttttttaaataattaaagacattaatatatttgaaaacaaataattcaggaatataaaaaaattaatgaaattttaagtATTCATGTAATTGACACTATTCTAGATAAAGGTGAGATTTTCTTTGTATAATGTTTCTTAACGCCAAAATTTATGCCTTCTACAGATATTAAACCGCACTGAAGTCATTGACCAAATTATGAACTGAGGATTGTTGAACTGAATGATATGTGAAAGAGCATCGTGCAGATGCTACGTGCCATTGAATTTGAAGGCCATGTATCTTTGATAGAAAAAAGTACTAGTATATAATAAAATCTGTTTgtccaaaataattattgtcatcTTTTATTGGCGTGCACATTAAATGTTATTGGACTTAGCTAGTCTTCGACGGACTAATTTAAGGAAGCATGTTCATTGCACCTTGCatgtttatgaaaaaataattcttaataatAGTACTATTAGCACTATGAAATTCTAAAAGAAATAATTGTTTCCAAGAAATACTACAATTGattataaagaatatattttatatgtccggttataattatcattttatattattttagatgcattaagaaaaaataataaataaattaaaaagaataattttttttataaaattaatcttatcattattaatttttttaattttattgttcatcattgatattataagagatataattaagtaaaaaaataatattacattaaaaattaaaataataaatattttataactttttttacacgaaaattattataaaatggaaAAGTATATTTGTCCGTGCCTTCTGAAAGATTTAAGTGTAAGAATTTGCAACAAGATAGATAAGAGGCTCTAGTAATTAAGAGATATATGCACCTACTAATAGTATTTGAAATGAAAGTATTTTTGAGAATATTTTATTggacacttaaaaaaa comes from the Glycine soja cultivar W05 chromosome 6, ASM419377v2, whole genome shotgun sequence genome and includes:
- the LOC114414087 gene encoding transcription factor HEC2-like translates to MEQQHMDMMTMMMLQHLPEFSEPYTHTMEGFHPPSEEFCGNNNNNIRNTMQLADLIDNNNPLSPIPWSSSYSFTHLPASTTEISFSNNSHPTTPIMLQEHEQQYEGANANPYGGEKRNSMAAMREMIFRMAAMQPIHIDPESVKAPKRRNVKISKDPQSVAARHRRERISERIRILQRLVPGGTKMDTASMLDEAIHYVKFLKTQVQSLERASSANNNIRPLNAAGQIGFPVASTPYFPLPSKPYQAPNMDNMHDTYH